The genomic DNA CAGGAAGGCGTGGGAGGGATGGCTGGCCAGGTTCATGGATGCGGTTGGCAATGAGGGTAGCAATCAGTAAAGGCGATATTGGCGCGGAATGCACGGCGCGCGCCGGCACGCCGTGCCGTCACGACGAGTCTATGAGGCTTACGCCAGGGCTTCGGCGGCGACCGGCTCATTGGCCAGCACGCAGCTCACGCTATGCCCGCCACCCAGCGCGGTGGCCTGCGGCACCGCCTCCAGGCATTGCGCGCGTGCGTGCGGGCAGCGCGGGGCAAAGCTGCAGCCGGGCGGCAGCGCGGACAGGTCGGGTGGCGAGCCGGCGATGGTCTGCAGCCGCTGGCCGCGGTCCATGCCGTGCTGGCGGCTTTGCAACAGCGCCATCGTATAGGGATGGCGCGCGGCGCGCAGGATGGTGCGGATCGGGCCTTCCTCGACGATGCGCCCGCCGTACATCACGGCAACGCGGTCGGCGATCTCCACGGCCGCGCCGATGTCATGGGTGACGAACACGATCGACAGGCCAAGCTCGCGCTGCAGCTCGCGCAGCAGGATCAGCACCTGGATCTGCACGGTGGCGTCCAGCGCGGTGGTGGGCTCGTCGGCCAGCAGGACCTTGGGGTTGGCCGACAGCGCCAGCGCGATCATGGCGCGCTGGCGCATGCCGCCGGACATCTCGTGCGGATAGGCCGCCAGGCGCCGCTCGGGGCTGGGAATGCGCACGGACTCCAGCGCGCGCAGCGCACGCTGGCGCGCCTCGGCGGCGCTGACGCGGTCGTGGGTGCGGATGCATTCGATGATCTGCTGGCCGATCGTGTAGACCGGGTCCAGCGCCAGCAACGGTTCCTGGAACACCATCGCCACCTTGCCGCCGCGCAGGCGGGCGAGGCCGCGGCCATCGAGGGCGGTGACGTCGGTGCCATCGATGCGGATCTCGCCTTCCATGCGGGTGCGGCGCGGCGGATGCAGGCGCATCAGCGCGCGCAGCGTCACGCTCTTGCCGGAACCGGATTCGCCGATCAAGGCGAGCGTCTCACCCGGCGCCACCTGGAGCGACACGCCGTTGACGGCGCGAATGGTCTTGCCGCCGCCGGAGAAGGTCACACGCAGGTCGCGCACTGACACCATGGGGGCGGCTGCCTGCTGTTCTGTACTGGGGTTGGGTGCAGTCACTGTTGCAGTCACGGGTGTGTTCACGGGTGCATTCACGATTTGGCCCTCAGAGCGTTGCAACGAGCGGGCTGGCGGCCGCGGGCATCTGCCGGCTGTGGCCGCCGTCCGCGTTAGCCATCAGGCAGGCCACCGGATGCCCCGCCAGCGCGTCGGACAACCGCGGCGCCCGGCGCGAGCAAACGTCCTCCGCCATGGCGCAGCGCGGATGGAAGCTGCAGCCGGATGGCGGGTTGATCGGGTTGGGCGGGTCTCCCGCGAGCGGCGCGACCTGTGTGCGGTGATCCGGGTCCATCGCTGGCATCGAGGCCAGCAGCGCACGCGTGTAGGGATGCGCGGGTTTGGCGTAGAGGGTTTCGGTGTCGCCCACCTCTACCACCTTGCCCAGGTACATCACCATCACGCGGTCGCACAGGTAGCGGATCACGTTCAGGTCGTGGCTGATGAAGACGTAGGTGAGGTCGAACTCGGCCTTGAGGTCGAGCAGCAGGTTGAGCACCTGCGCCTCCACCGATTTGTCCAGCGCCGACACCGCTTCATCGAGAATCACCAGGCGCGGGCGCAGCACCAGCGCCCGCGCAATATTCACCCGCTGGCGCTGCCCGCCCGATAGCTCGTGCGGATAGCGCCCGGCAAAGCGCGTCGGCTCCAGGCCTACGCGATCCAGCAGGGCCCGCGCCCGCGCGCTGGCTTCGGCCGCGTCGATGCCGTGCACGCGCGCGGTAAAGGCGATGGATTCCTCGATGGTCAGGCGCGGATTGAGCGAGGAGTAGCTGTCCTGGAACACCATCTGCACCTGGCTGCGGTAGCGTTTCATGGGCAACTGCGCGGATCCCACCCCCAGCGCATCGAAAATCAGCTCGCCGCTGTTCTGCTCGATCAGCTGCATCAGCAGCCGCGCGGTGGTGGACTTGCCGCAGCCGGATTCGCCGACCACGCCCAGCGTTTCGCCTTTCCTCACTTCGAAGCTCACGCCGTCGACGGCGCGGACTTCGCCGCCGCTACGCCAGGGAGCTTCGATTTGAGCGGGAAGTGCTTGATCAGGTCGCGCGCGATCACCAGCGGCTGCGCGGGGCCGCCGACATCGGTGTTGGCCAGGGTATCGGTCAAGGTGCCGGGCAGGGCATCGGGCAAGGTATCGGGCAAGGTTTCCAGCATGGCATCAATCCTTGATTTCCATCGCCGAGCGAATGCCATCGGCGAGCAGGTTGAAGGAGATCGAGGTCAGGAAGATCATGGCGCCGGGCAGGGCGGCAACCAGCGGCTGCGTGTAGATGGCGGTGCGCAGCGTGTTGAGCATCAGGCCCCATTCCGGCTCGGGCGGCTTGACGCCGAGACCCAGGAAGGACAGCCCCGAGGCCAGGATCATCGACACCGAGATCAGGCTGGTGGCATAGACAAAGATCGGTCCCAGCACGTTGTTGAGCACGTGGGCGCGCACGATGGTCAGGGACGAAGCGCCGGAGGCGCGCGCCGCATCGACGAACTCGCGGTTGCGCACCTGCGTGGTCACGCTCTCCGCCACGCGCACGATCTGCGGCACGAACACAATGGTGAGCGACAGCAGCGCATTGCCCACGCCCGCGCCCAGCGTGCCCGACAGCGCGATGGCCAGCAGCACCGAAGGAAAGGCGTAGAGGATGTCGACCAGCCGCATGATCACGGTATTGGTCCAGCCGCCGGCATAGCCCGCGACAATGCCCAGCGCGCTGCCGATCACAAAAGCGATCAGCACCGGCGTGATGCCCATGAACAGCGACAGCCGCGCACCCAGCATCAGGCGGGACAGCAGGTCGCGTCCCAGTTCGTCGGTGCCGAGCAGGTAGTGCTCCGTGCCGATCGGCTTGAGGCGCTTCATGATCGAGGCCGCGTACGGATCGGCCGGCATCAGCACGGGCGCGAAGATCGCCATCAGCACCAGCGCCAGCAAGATCAGCGCGGCCAGCATGGCCAGCTTGTTGCGCAGCAGGCGTTTGCCCACCGTGGTCCAGTAGCCGGGCGAGCGCTGCACGACGGGCACAAGGGCGGGTTTTTTCAACGTCATTTCCATGGGGGCTCCCGGGTTTCCTTGATGGCGTCAGTTGCGCTGGATGCGCGGATCGAACAAGGTCTGAAGCGCATCGACCAGCAGGTTCAGCAGCACGAAGAACACGGCGAGCACGAGGATGGTTCCCTGCAACAGCGGAAAGTCGCGCTGGAAGATCGCCGAGTTAAGCAGGAAGCCCGTGCCGGGCCAGGAGAACACGGTCTCGATCAGGATCGAGCCGCCCAGCAGGTAACCAAGCTGCAGGCCCATCACCGACAGCGCGGTGGGCGCCACGTTCTTCAGCACATGGCGGAACACGGCGAGCTCCGACAAGCCACGCGCCTTCAGGCCGACAATGAATTCATTGGAAAGGATCTCAGCCACGAGCGCGCGGATGGTGCGCGCCACGATGCCCATCGGGATCACCGACATCGTCACCGCAGGCAGCACCATGTACTGGATATGTTCCCAGTTCCATGCCCAGTCCCCCGAGCCGCCGGGGCCGGCGCCCGTGGCGGGCAGCCAGCCGAGGAATACGGAGAACACGATCACCAGCACCATGCCCAGCCAGTAGTGCGGCATGCTCACGCCGAAGACGGACAGGAAGGAGGCCGTGCGGTCCGCCGCGGAATCGCGGAAGTAGCCCGCCACGAAACCGAACAGGCAGCCGAAGGTAAAGCCGATCAGCGTGGCCACCGCGGCCAGCCGTACCGAGTTGATCACCGCCGTCATCACCTCGCTCATCACCGGGCGGTTGGTGGCGATGGAGGTGCCCAGGTCGCCGTGCAGCGCGCGGGTGAGCCAGTGCAGGAATTGTTCGAGGAAGGGCTTATCGAAGCCGTAGAGCGCGGTGAGCTGGCGGCGCAGGTCCTCGGAGGCATCGGGCGGCAGCACCGACACCAGCGGGTCGCCTGGCGCGATATGGACCAGCGAGAAGCAGAGCAGGGCGACCCCGAGCAGGATGGGGATCGCGTAGACGACGCGGCGCAGCAGGTAGAACATGATCGTAGCCGGGAGGGCAGGCAAGCGGCGCCTGCCGGGGTTTCTCGGGGAGCCCGGCCGATGCATGCCGGGCGGGCATATTCTGGATTGCGCTCTCGCGTGGCCG from Cupriavidus sp. D39 includes the following:
- a CDS encoding ABC transporter ATP-binding protein: MVSVRDLRVTFSGGGKTIRAVNGVSLQVAPGETLALIGESGSGKSVTLRALMRLHPPRRTRMEGEIRIDGTDVTALDGRGLARLRGGKVAMVFQEPLLALDPVYTIGQQIIECIRTHDRVSAAEARQRALRALESVRIPSPERRLAAYPHEMSGGMRQRAMIALALSANPKVLLADEPTTALDATVQIQVLILLRELQRELGLSIVFVTHDIGAAVEIADRVAVMYGGRIVEEGPIRTILRAARHPYTMALLQSRQHGMDRGQRLQTIAGSPPDLSALPPGCSFAPRCPHARAQCLEAVPQATALGGGHSVSCVLANEPVAAEALA
- a CDS encoding ABC transporter permease, with the translated sequence MEMTLKKPALVPVVQRSPGYWTTVGKRLLRNKLAMLAALILLALVLMAIFAPVLMPADPYAASIMKRLKPIGTEHYLLGTDELGRDLLSRLMLGARLSLFMGITPVLIAFVIGSALGIVAGYAGGWTNTVIMRLVDILYAFPSVLLAIALSGTLGAGVGNALLSLTIVFVPQIVRVAESVTTQVRNREFVDAARASGASSLTIVRAHVLNNVLGPIFVYATSLISVSMILASGLSFLGLGVKPPEPEWGLMLNTLRTAIYTQPLVAALPGAMIFLTSISFNLLADGIRSAMEIKD
- a CDS encoding ABC transporter permease — protein: MFYLLRRVVYAIPILLGVALLCFSLVHIAPGDPLVSVLPPDASEDLRRQLTALYGFDKPFLEQFLHWLTRALHGDLGTSIATNRPVMSEVMTAVINSVRLAAVATLIGFTFGCLFGFVAGYFRDSAADRTASFLSVFGVSMPHYWLGMVLVIVFSVFLGWLPATGAGPGGSGDWAWNWEHIQYMVLPAVTMSVIPMGIVARTIRALVAEILSNEFIVGLKARGLSELAVFRHVLKNVAPTALSVMGLQLGYLLGGSILIETVFSWPGTGFLLNSAIFQRDFPLLQGTILVLAVFFVLLNLLVDALQTLFDPRIQRN